The sequence GCCTCGTCCTTGGCGATGGTGAAGGCCGTGCGCATCGCCCGCCTGGTGGCCTTGGCCGTGCCCAGGGCACCCAGCGCCCGCATCTTCTTTTGCAGGTCTTCCAGCCCTTGCAGGCTGGTTTCGGTTTTAGCCATTAGCCACCCCCGTCGAGCACATCAGCGTCAGATACTCCAGGCCGGTGTCCTTGTCGGGCAGCACAGCGTGGATGGTGTAGACCTTGCCCCGGTACTTGATGCGCAAGGTGTGCGTCACATCGTCCCGGTAGTAGATGGTCATGCGCACATCCACCTTGGACTGCACAGCCGCAGCGGCGATGAAGTCCCTGCCGCTCAAGGGCTCCAGGCTGGCCCAGACGCTGGCATGGTCCACCCAGGTGTGCAGGGTTTCGCCATTCTTCGGATCACGGGTGGTCTGCTTGCGCTGGAGCGTGATGTGGTGTTGCAGCTTGCCGGTGTCGATCATCGCGCCCCCAGGAACTGCGGGGCAATGGGCTTGCCGCTCAGGTAGGTGGCGGGCGGCGAACCGTCCCCATCGTCGTCATCGACCATGGAGGCGGCCACCACGGACACCAGGCGGTCAATGCTCTGGGCCTGCGCCTGGATGGCCGCAGCCAATGC comes from Comamonas sp. GB3 AK4-5 and encodes:
- a CDS encoding phage head closure protein; the encoded protein is MIDTGKLQHHITLQRKQTTRDPKNGETLHTWVDHASVWASLEPLSGRDFIAAAAVQSKVDVRMTIYYRDDVTHTLRIKYRGKVYTIHAVLPDKDTGLEYLTLMCSTGVANG